The Sporichthyaceae bacterium genome window below encodes:
- a CDS encoding NAD(P)H-quinone oxidoreductase encodes MHAITLPTFGGPEAMVWAEVPDPVPGPGEVLLDIAASAVNRADIMQRQGFYPPPPGAPPYPGLECSGRIRALGSGVTGWAVGDEVAALLGGGGYAEQVAVPAGQLLPRPPSMSLVEAGGLAEVTCTVWSNIFMIANLQPGETLLVHGGASGIGTTAIQLASALGARVAVTAGSAAKLERCRELGADVLINYREDDFVAAVKAATDGHGADVILDNMGAAYLDRNVDALAVNGRVVIIGLQGGVKGELNIGKLLSKRGAVLATSLRARGAAEKASIVAAVREHVLPLIEAGKVRIIVDRTVPIQQVAEAHQAIEDSEHVGKILLEVTR; translated from the coding sequence ATGCATGCGATCACTTTGCCGACGTTCGGTGGGCCCGAGGCCATGGTTTGGGCGGAGGTGCCGGACCCGGTGCCCGGCCCCGGCGAGGTGCTGCTGGACATTGCCGCCTCGGCAGTCAACCGGGCGGACATCATGCAGCGCCAGGGGTTCTACCCGCCGCCGCCCGGGGCTCCGCCGTACCCCGGCCTGGAGTGCTCCGGGCGCATCCGGGCGCTGGGTTCCGGGGTCACCGGGTGGGCTGTCGGCGACGAGGTCGCGGCGCTGCTGGGCGGCGGCGGTTACGCCGAGCAGGTCGCGGTCCCGGCCGGGCAGTTGCTGCCGCGGCCGCCCTCGATGAGCCTGGTCGAGGCCGGTGGGCTGGCCGAGGTCACCTGCACGGTCTGGTCCAACATCTTCATGATCGCCAACCTGCAGCCGGGCGAGACCCTGCTGGTGCACGGCGGGGCCAGTGGCATCGGCACGACCGCGATCCAGTTGGCCAGCGCACTGGGCGCCCGAGTGGCGGTCACCGCGGGGAGCGCCGCCAAGCTCGAGCGCTGCCGTGAGCTCGGCGCCGACGTGCTGATCAACTATCGCGAGGACGACTTCGTCGCGGCGGTCAAGGCCGCCACCGACGGGCACGGCGCGGACGTGATCCTGGACAACATGGGTGCGGCCTACCTGGACCGCAACGTCGACGCGTTGGCCGTCAACGGGCGCGTGGTGATCATCGGTCTGCAAGGCGGTGTGAAGGGCGAGCTGAACATCGGGAAGCTGCTGTCCAAACGCGGCGCGGTACTGGCCACGTCGTTGCGGGCCCGTGGTGCAGCCGAGAAGGCCTCGATCGTGGCCGCCGTCCGCGAGCACGTGCTGCCGCTGATCGAAGCCGGCAAGGTTCGGATCATCGTCGACCGGACCGTGCCGATCCAGCAGGTCGCCGAAGCCCACCAGGCGATCGAGGACAGCGAGCACGTCGGCAAGATCCTGCTCGAGGTCACCCGCTGA
- a CDS encoding DUF4446 family protein encodes MTDPISLASLAVGAGGCVAAWGANVRFRRLRRDCALLQSGAERSSFIVAAARTAAELERLRGDVGRLHRDFDDFRANIDESIRRVAVHRYDAFGEMGGRLSWSVALLDDNGDGIVLTTLVNRADSRSYAKPVRRGNGQTDMAPEEIQVVAAAMRPSRGISLTDPVAAPSVRASA; translated from the coding sequence GTGACCGATCCCATCTCCCTGGCCTCGCTGGCTGTGGGCGCCGGTGGGTGCGTGGCCGCATGGGGCGCCAATGTGCGCTTCCGTCGGCTGCGACGAGACTGCGCGCTGCTGCAGTCGGGAGCCGAGCGCTCCTCGTTCATCGTTGCTGCCGCGCGGACGGCGGCGGAGTTGGAACGCCTGCGGGGTGACGTCGGCCGGTTGCACCGGGACTTCGACGACTTCCGGGCCAACATCGACGAGTCGATCCGGCGGGTCGCCGTGCACCGGTACGACGCCTTCGGCGAGATGGGCGGCCGGCTGTCCTGGTCGGTCGCGCTGCTCGACGACAACGGCGACGGCATCGTGCTCACCACGCTGGTGAATCGGGCGGACAGCCGCTCGTACGCCAAGCCGGTGCGCCGTGGGAACGGCCAGACCGACATGGCGCCGGAGGAGATCCAGGTGGTGGCGGCCGCGATGCGGCCCTCGCGCGGGATCAGCCTGACCGACCCGGTCGCCGCGCCCTCGGTCCGCGCCTCCGCCTGA
- a CDS encoding helix-turn-helix domain-containing protein, with the protein MTDPSRPAPGSGPLLQQWRRRRRLSQLQLASDSGVSTRHLSFVETGRARPSRELILHLAEHLDVPLRERNRMLLAAGFAPAYSEEPLDAPEMAAVLASLELVLRGHEPFPALVMNRHFEVVAANRAVEVLTEGLAPELLTPPMNVMRAALHPDGLARRVVNLAEYRAHALTSLRRALDAGPDPVLEELLRELSSYPVPPGLVEAEPPVAALVLPIRLRAFGPGTCEMTFFSTVATFGSPRDITLSELAIETFFPADVATEAALRARAARRDTA; encoded by the coding sequence GTGACCGACCCTTCGCGCCCGGCACCGGGCTCCGGGCCCCTGCTGCAGCAGTGGCGCCGTCGCCGGCGTCTCTCGCAGCTCCAGTTGGCTTCCGACTCGGGCGTCTCGACGCGGCACCTCAGCTTCGTCGAGACCGGCCGGGCCCGGCCGAGCCGGGAGCTGATCCTGCATCTGGCCGAACACCTCGACGTGCCGCTGCGCGAACGCAACCGGATGCTGTTGGCTGCGGGATTCGCCCCGGCGTACTCCGAGGAGCCGTTGGACGCCCCGGAGATGGCCGCGGTGCTGGCCTCGCTGGAGCTGGTGCTGCGCGGGCACGAGCCGTTCCCGGCGTTGGTGATGAACCGTCACTTCGAAGTGGTGGCTGCCAATCGGGCCGTGGAGGTGCTCACCGAGGGGCTTGCCCCGGAGCTGCTGACCCCGCCGATGAACGTCATGCGGGCCGCGCTGCACCCGGACGGGTTGGCGCGGCGGGTGGTCAACCTGGCTGAGTACCGCGCGCACGCGCTGACCTCGCTGCGGCGCGCGTTGGACGCCGGTCCCGACCCGGTGCTCGAGGAACTCCTCCGGGAGCTGTCGAGCTACCCGGTACCGCCGGGGCTGGTCGAGGCCGAGCCGCCGGTGGCCGCGTTGGTGCTGCCGATCCGGCTGCGCGCCTTCGGGCCAGGGACCTGCGAGATGACGTTCTTCAGCACGGTGGCCACCTTCGGCAGTCCGCGGGACATCACGTTGTCGGAGTTGGCGATCGAGACGTTCTTCCCGGCCGACGTCGCGACCGAGGCGGCCCTGCGGGCCCGGGCCGCCCGGCGCGACACGGCTTAG
- a CDS encoding bacterial proteasome activator family protein translates to MIAPEEPEDQRVLVVTPAGMAVEGPPEDGSDKNSITRMVEQPAKVMRLGSMIKQLLEEVRSAPLDEASRARLAQIHRSTVSELEQGLAPELVQELERLSLPFGDDRVPSDGELRIAQAQLVGWLEGLFHGIQTALFAQQMAAQAQLEQMRRALPGGPGPGGKPPGMAVHGDGGQGQYL, encoded by the coding sequence ATGATTGCGCCCGAGGAACCCGAGGACCAACGAGTCCTGGTCGTGACGCCCGCCGGGATGGCGGTGGAGGGCCCGCCGGAGGACGGCAGCGACAAGAACTCGATCACGCGCATGGTCGAGCAGCCCGCCAAGGTGATGCGGCTGGGCAGCATGATCAAGCAGTTGCTCGAGGAGGTGCGCAGCGCGCCGCTGGACGAGGCCAGCCGGGCGCGGCTGGCGCAGATCCACCGCAGCACTGTCTCCGAGCTCGAACAGGGGCTGGCACCGGAGCTGGTGCAGGAGTTGGAGCGACTCTCGTTGCCCTTCGGCGACGACCGGGTGCCCAGCGACGGCGAGTTGCGCATCGCGCAGGCTCAGCTCGTCGGTTGGCTCGAGGGGCTGTTCCACGGCATCCAGACCGCGTTGTTCGCCCAGCAGATGGCGGCGCAGGCGCAGTTGGAGCAGATGCGCCGGGCCCTGCCGGGCGGGCCCGGGCCAGGCGGCAAGCCGCCCGGGATGGCGGTTCACGGCGACGGCGGTCAAGGCCAGTACCTCTGA
- a CDS encoding nuclear transport factor 2 family protein — MTEHPNAVALRQAFAAMAAGDLPTVLSAFAPDAVMHIRGTGPISGDHKGIEAITDVLTHGFELTGGTQKLDVREVFADAEHGVVVVHETATRAADGVTLDVLETNLFRFGPDRRVVEFWDIPTDPKRHDDFFDGV; from the coding sequence GTGACCGAACACCCCAACGCCGTCGCCCTGCGCCAGGCCTTCGCCGCGATGGCCGCCGGCGACCTGCCGACCGTGCTGTCGGCCTTCGCCCCCGACGCGGTGATGCACATCCGCGGGACCGGGCCGATCTCCGGCGATCACAAGGGCATCGAGGCCATCACCGACGTCCTCACGCACGGCTTCGAACTGACCGGCGGCACGCAAAAGCTCGACGTGCGCGAGGTGTTCGCCGACGCCGAGCACGGCGTGGTGGTCGTCCACGAGACCGCGACCCGCGCCGCCGACGGCGTCACGCTGGACGTTCTGGAGACCAACCTGTTCCGCTTCGGCCCGGACCGGCGGGTCGTCGAGTTCTGGGACATCCCGACGGACCCGAAGCGCCACGACGACTTCTTCGACGGGGTCTGA
- a CDS encoding diacylglycerol kinase family protein, translated as MTPDLLRLARRLSVPGVLLAVVFTVLGRLLDTWPGAYWPTAHGSWRTLAHWTEDLGAASVAAPPAALLVAGMRVGYHRWREAVFLVTSMVLVTVAITVADAAVSGRTFPATATALGAATYGSVSVVLGRRLSTPLRRTFGQVLPLLGALAVAAGQLVLGAYTAPAVGVSLLGGLGSVVLARRYVLFGGGFEQRARIVDVPLTERHRAAVIINPTKVANLAEEKRAVTRYLQVAGWAEPIWLPTRLDDIGVGLARQAVAEGASVVFACGGDGTICAVLTGLAGTGVPMAILPAGTGNLLARNLSLPQDRDACLRIGLHGTDRKLDVGRVDDTHRFAVMAGMGLDAAMIADAPARLKASVGWPAYMVSGARHIFDRWANITVTVDDEAPVELRARGVVIGNVGRLQGGMLLLPGAVPDDGILDVAVLVPATFRQWTMLAMHVIRRRPDAPGARIEHFRGRRIRIASDRTWPRQIDGDLLEPGREMTVVVEPSALVVRTP; from the coding sequence GTGACGCCCGACCTGCTGCGCCTGGCGCGCCGCCTGAGCGTCCCCGGTGTGCTGCTGGCCGTGGTGTTCACCGTCTTGGGTCGGCTCCTGGACACCTGGCCGGGGGCGTACTGGCCGACCGCGCACGGCTCGTGGCGCACGCTCGCGCACTGGACGGAGGACCTGGGGGCGGCCTCGGTCGCAGCCCCCCCGGCGGCGCTGCTCGTCGCGGGCATGCGGGTGGGCTATCACCGCTGGCGCGAGGCCGTGTTCCTGGTGACCTCGATGGTGCTGGTCACGGTGGCGATCACCGTGGCCGACGCGGCCGTGTCCGGCCGGACGTTCCCGGCGACCGCCACCGCGCTGGGCGCGGCCACCTACGGGTCGGTCTCCGTCGTGCTGGGCCGTCGGCTGAGTACGCCGCTGCGCCGCACGTTCGGCCAGGTGCTGCCGTTACTCGGCGCGCTGGCGGTGGCGGCTGGGCAACTCGTGCTGGGCGCGTACACCGCCCCCGCGGTCGGGGTGAGCCTGCTGGGCGGACTGGGTTCGGTCGTGCTGGCCCGCCGGTACGTACTGTTCGGCGGCGGCTTCGAGCAACGCGCCCGGATCGTCGACGTCCCGTTGACCGAACGGCATCGGGCGGCAGTGATCATCAACCCCACCAAGGTCGCCAACCTGGCCGAGGAGAAACGCGCGGTCACCCGCTACCTGCAGGTGGCCGGCTGGGCCGAGCCGATCTGGCTGCCCACCCGGCTGGACGACATCGGAGTCGGCCTGGCCCGGCAGGCCGTCGCCGAGGGCGCGTCGGTGGTCTTCGCCTGCGGCGGCGACGGCACGATCTGCGCGGTCCTGACCGGGCTGGCCGGTACCGGCGTGCCGATGGCGATCCTGCCGGCCGGCACCGGCAACCTGTTGGCCCGCAACCTGAGCCTGCCCCAGGATCGGGACGCCTGCCTGCGGATCGGCCTGCACGGCACCGACCGCAAGCTCGACGTCGGCCGGGTCGACGACACCCACCGGTTCGCGGTGATGGCCGGCATGGGACTGGACGCGGCGATGATCGCCGACGCCCCGGCCCGGCTGAAGGCCAGCGTCGGTTGGCCTGCCTACATGGTCTCCGGGGCTCGGCACATCTTCGACCGGTGGGCCAACATCACCGTCACCGTCGACGACGAAGCGCCGGTCGAACTGCGGGCCCGCGGCGTGGTCATCGGCAACGTGGGGCGACTGCAGGGCGGGATGCTGCTGCTGCCCGGGGCGGTCCCGGACGACGGGATCCTCGACGTGGCCGTGCTGGTGCCGGCCACGTTCCGGCAGTGGACGATGCTCGCGATGCACGTGATCCGCCGCCGCCCGGACGCTCCCGGAGCGCGTATCGAACACTTCCGGGGCCGCAGGATCCGGATCGCCAGCGACCGCACCTGGCCGCGTCAGATCGACGGCGACCTGCTCGAGCCGGGCCGGGAGATGACCGTCGTGGTCGAGCCGAGCGCGCTGGTGGTCCGGACGCCGTAG
- a CDS encoding HAD family hydrolase yields the protein MTGRVRAVACDLDGTLLRSDLSISPRTRAALAAVEERGILLVFVTGRPPRWIWPVAAQVDHRGLVICANGALLYDLHTEQVVGGDLISPEVLAATVDRLRAADPGLAFAIEYGAQFAHEAAYPVAVEHRRADVRTVSPSELVEHAAAKLLVRHPVRASADLLVQVAELVGDLVEVTHSTPIGPGLLEVSAAGVSKASALARLCAEHGIAAADVVAFGDMPNDLPMLAWAGRPYAMANAHPDVLARISGRAPSNDADGVATVLEELLAVHAEPDPLPGR from the coding sequence GTGACCGGTCGTGTCCGGGCGGTCGCGTGCGACCTGGACGGGACCCTGCTGCGGTCGGACCTGAGCATCTCGCCACGGACCCGGGCCGCGCTGGCCGCGGTCGAGGAGCGCGGGATCCTGCTCGTGTTCGTCACCGGGCGCCCGCCGCGCTGGATCTGGCCGGTGGCGGCCCAGGTCGACCACCGGGGCCTGGTCATCTGCGCCAACGGCGCGTTGCTCTACGACCTGCACACCGAGCAGGTCGTCGGCGGCGACCTGATCAGCCCCGAGGTGCTCGCCGCGACCGTGGATCGACTCCGAGCGGCCGATCCCGGGTTGGCGTTCGCGATCGAGTACGGCGCCCAGTTCGCGCACGAGGCGGCCTATCCCGTCGCGGTCGAGCACCGCCGGGCCGACGTCCGCACGGTCAGCCCCTCCGAACTGGTCGAACACGCGGCCGCGAAGCTGCTGGTGCGCCACCCGGTCCGGGCCTCGGCCGATCTGCTGGTCCAGGTGGCGGAACTCGTCGGCGACCTGGTCGAGGTCACCCATTCGACGCCGATCGGGCCGGGCCTGCTGGAGGTCTCGGCGGCCGGGGTCAGCAAGGCCAGCGCGCTGGCTCGGCTGTGTGCCGAGCACGGCATCGCCGCCGCTGACGTCGTCGCGTTCGGCGACATGCCCAACGACCTGCCGATGCTCGCCTGGGCCGGCCGCCCCTACGCGATGGCCAATGCGCACCCGGATGTGCTCGCCCGCATTTCCGGGCGGGCGCCGAGCAACGACGCCGACGGGGTGGCGACGGTGCTCGAGGAGCTGCTCGCCGTCCACGCGGAGCCGGATCCGTTACCCGGCAGGTAA